The following are from one region of the Acidobacteriota bacterium genome:
- a CDS encoding aminotransferase class I/II-fold pyridoxal phosphate-dependent enzyme: MSDLVTRINQTLDQEAPALARTLSPLGRRVVMPAGIPVQAREARAAAYNGTIGQLTDGHGGALTLPTMDRVLRSLGDEDRNRAFLYSPVAGITELRERWRRWQRRTLEAGAEASHPSSLPLVTCGLSHSLSILADLFGGEGRTVIAPAPYWGNYNHVFTTRTGARILSAPAFVDGRYHSAFAEAAVAADPELGEDEPVLVILNLPSNPGGYSATVDERAEIRASLVRLAQQRPVMVICDDAYAGLVYEADIPRESMFWDLVGQHPQLTPVKVDGSTKEFTFFGGRVGFLTFPYEPESPAAKALESKVMGMVRSTVGSPVASSQAILLQALREESIEEEIEAVRQLLERRYQVLREALDQTHGDLLLPQPFNSGSFALLQLAPTLGLDAERVRKHLLDEESTGLISIGRDYLRIAHCSVDVTELPELVRRLERGVSHLAGRGVGA; the protein is encoded by the coding sequence ATGAGCGATCTCGTCACACGCATCAACCAGACCTTGGACCAAGAAGCGCCGGCCCTGGCGCGCACCCTGTCGCCCCTGGGGCGCCGGGTGGTCATGCCCGCCGGCATCCCCGTGCAGGCCCGGGAGGCCCGCGCCGCTGCCTACAACGGCACCATCGGCCAGCTCACCGACGGCCACGGCGGGGCCCTGACCCTGCCGACCATGGATCGGGTGCTGCGCAGCCTGGGGGACGAGGACCGCAACCGCGCCTTCCTCTACTCGCCGGTGGCGGGAATCACCGAGCTGCGGGAGCGCTGGCGCCGCTGGCAGCGCCGCACTTTGGAGGCGGGCGCCGAGGCTTCCCATCCCTCCAGCCTGCCGCTGGTCACCTGCGGCCTGAGCCACAGCCTGTCCATCCTCGCCGACCTCTTCGGCGGCGAGGGCCGCACCGTCATCGCCCCGGCGCCGTACTGGGGCAACTACAACCACGTCTTCACCACTCGCACCGGCGCCCGCATTCTCTCCGCGCCGGCCTTCGTCGACGGCCGCTACCACTCGGCCTTCGCCGAAGCGGCGGTGGCGGCGGATCCGGAGTTGGGGGAGGACGAGCCGGTGTTGGTGATCCTCAACCTTCCCTCCAACCCCGGCGGCTACTCCGCCACGGTGGACGAGCGCGCCGAGATCCGCGCCTCCCTGGTGCGCCTGGCCCAGCAGCGCCCGGTGATGGTGATCTGCGACGACGCCTACGCCGGCCTGGTCTACGAGGCGGACATCCCCCGGGAGTCGATGTTCTGGGACCTCGTCGGCCAGCACCCCCAGCTGACCCCGGTCAAGGTGGACGGCTCGACCAAAGAATTCACCTTCTTCGGCGGCCGGGTCGGCTTCCTCACCTTCCCCTACGAGCCCGAATCCCCGGCGGCGAAGGCGCTGGAGAGCAAGGTCATGGGCATGGTGCGCTCCACCGTCGGCTCCCCGGTAGCCTCCAGCCAGGCCATCCTGCTCCAAGCGCTGCGGGAAGAGTCCATCGAGGAAGAGATCGAAGCCGTCCGCCAGCTCCTCGAGCGCCGCTACCAGGTCCTCCGGGAGGCCCTCGACCAGACCCACGGCGACCTCCTCCTGCCCCAACCCTTCAACTCCGGAAGCTTCGCCCTCCTCCAGCTGGCCCCCACCCTCGGCCTCGACGCCGAGCGCGTGCGCAAACACCTGCTGGACGAAGAGAGCACCGGCCTCATCTCCATCGGCCGCGACTACCTCCGCATCGCCCACTGCTCCGTCGACGTCACCGAGCTCCCCGAGCTCGTCCGTCGCCTGGAGCGCGGAGTGAGCCACCTCGCCGGGCGGGGGGTGGGGGCGTAG
- a CDS encoding efflux RND transporter periplasmic adaptor subunit, which produces MKRFPSPIFLLLLLLALALPLATTGCSHSSTEAGEASSEESGDQGEDGSTEEEKEDTSVPVELTTLETGSIEAVLRYSTNLEAESSVQVLAEANRKVRQLLVEEGDRVRRGQVLVRLQDDEQRTTLAKVQSELDKVGRDYDRQKRLYEQGFLSEEDYSDATYQIEQLQLRLEEAQRELSYTEVTAPIDGTVTARMINLGDFVTINQPLFELVDFDSIVARVFVPEKELSSLATGQEARLTTPAVSDQIHSGSIERIAPVVDPKSGTVKVTVALDNPRALRPGLYVDVALVTAVHENALLIPKRALVYDQDQIFVYRLADVSSGDAAEEQTVERVRVEPELEDKIFMEPRGDRLSAGDRLVVAGQAGLKDGAEVRILQSVGEAARAAANGLPSRNDADADASAREAE; this is translated from the coding sequence ATGAAGCGTTTCCCCTCCCCCATCTTCCTGTTGCTGCTGCTCCTGGCCCTGGCACTGCCACTGGCCACGACCGGTTGCTCTCACAGCTCGACGGAGGCCGGTGAGGCCAGCTCCGAGGAATCCGGCGACCAGGGCGAAGACGGCTCCACCGAGGAGGAGAAAGAAGACACCTCGGTGCCGGTGGAGCTGACGACCCTGGAGACCGGGTCCATCGAGGCGGTGTTGCGCTATTCCACCAATCTGGAAGCGGAGAGCTCCGTCCAGGTGTTGGCGGAAGCCAATCGCAAGGTCCGCCAGCTGCTGGTGGAAGAAGGAGACCGGGTGCGGCGCGGCCAGGTGCTGGTACGGCTCCAAGACGACGAGCAGCGCACCACCCTGGCCAAGGTGCAGAGCGAGCTGGACAAGGTGGGGCGGGATTATGACCGCCAGAAGCGCCTCTATGAGCAGGGCTTCCTCAGCGAAGAGGATTATAGCGACGCCACCTACCAGATCGAGCAGCTCCAGCTGCGGCTGGAGGAGGCCCAGCGGGAGCTCTCCTACACCGAGGTCACTGCCCCCATCGACGGCACCGTCACCGCCCGCATGATCAACCTGGGGGATTTCGTCACCATCAACCAGCCTCTCTTCGAGCTGGTGGATTTCGACTCCATCGTCGCCCGGGTCTTCGTGCCGGAGAAGGAGCTCTCCAGCCTGGCCACCGGCCAGGAGGCGCGGCTGACCACGCCGGCTGTCTCCGATCAGATCCACTCCGGCTCTATCGAGCGCATCGCACCGGTGGTGGATCCGAAAAGCGGTACGGTGAAGGTGACGGTGGCGCTGGACAACCCGCGGGCGCTGCGCCCGGGACTCTACGTGGACGTGGCCCTGGTGACGGCGGTGCACGAGAACGCGCTGCTGATCCCCAAGCGGGCGTTGGTCTATGACCAGGATCAGATCTTCGTCTACCGCCTGGCTGATGTTTCTTCCGGCGACGCCGCGGAGGAGCAGACCGTCGAGCGGGTGCGGGTGGAACCGGAGCTGGAGGACAAGATCTTCATGGAGCCCCGGGGAGACCGGCTGAGCGCCGGGGACCGGCTGGTGGTGGCGGGGCAGGCGGGGCTCAAGGACGGCGCCGAAGTGCGCATCCTGCAGTCGGTGGGCGAGGCCGCCCGGGCCGCCGCCAACGGGCTGCCGAGTCGGAACGATGCTGACGCCGACGCCAGCGCCCGGGAGGCCGAGTGA
- a CDS encoding penicillin acylase family protein, with translation MNWRLLFRGLAVLLVLLVLVAAGAWYWFTHSGEPRRSGEAALAGLDAPVTVRWDRWGMPHVTADSATDAVMALGYLHANDRMAQLELGRRAASGRISQILGEGALDFDRRMRLLQLRRTAERLWEHAGPESRALLEAYAAGVNAWLEERGGDLPPTLRLLRITPEPWTPVDSFCFALMMAEDLSFWNDRPEEERFIWLQRFGLERTLELVGDDVQPPAESILALAASDSPSEVRPSEVRPAEARPSESAPAEGETLEENGSEEAAAEEIAALRRGGGGVGALAPGSNNWAVGVSRTATGAPLVANDPHLGLALPGTWYQVALHAPDYRVSGFSLPGLPVVVIGRTEQLAWAVTNVMLDDHDIFIEELSEDGTQVRRSDGWLDIDLQTEQIPLPDGSTVELEIRTTDLGPLLKALPQYDIPARSLAWTAHLPQDPLAALLALARAKTVDEVPAAIASYVAPAQNLVVADRQGGLLYTVLGQVPQRRSGDGRMAAPAWDPAYGWDGLRPAEEDPRVLRPEDDLLVTANTDVRPQGYERLFSADFDTPHRRDRIRELLGDRRDWQPASFADLQEDVLSRYALEVVAKLDGGYEGDAQRAYETLQAWDGSMELTGPSALFALFEHELALAVWDDEEDHLRSPDLYSRDRMGRLLAGELDSAWFDDVTTEEVETRRQIISSALASAWSAGQERWGQAVADWRYGDLHQLLLAHPAGSAPVVGSLFNRGPFPLPGSATTVAAFGGGWRGGVAPVTYGPSMRWVADLEDPNRDLAVLPGGQSGHPWNDHYDDQLDLYLAGETRTVPWTDEAVEAATVSRLELVPAD, from the coding sequence ATGAATTGGCGTCTTCTCTTCCGCGGTCTCGCCGTCCTCCTGGTGCTCTTGGTTCTGGTCGCCGCCGGTGCCTGGTATTGGTTCACCCACTCCGGCGAGCCGCGGCGTAGTGGCGAGGCGGCGCTGGCCGGCCTCGACGCTCCGGTGACCGTGCGCTGGGACCGCTGGGGCATGCCCCACGTCACCGCCGATTCCGCCACCGACGCCGTGATGGCTCTCGGCTACCTTCATGCCAACGATCGCATGGCCCAGTTGGAGCTCGGCCGCCGTGCCGCCTCCGGACGCATTTCCCAGATCCTCGGCGAGGGCGCCCTCGACTTCGACCGCCGCATGCGCTTGCTCCAGCTACGGCGCACCGCCGAGCGCTTGTGGGAGCACGCCGGCCCCGAATCCCGGGCGCTGCTGGAAGCCTACGCCGCCGGGGTCAACGCCTGGCTCGAGGAGCGCGGCGGCGACCTGCCCCCGACCCTGCGCCTGCTGCGCATCACCCCCGAGCCGTGGACGCCGGTGGACAGCTTCTGCTTCGCCCTGATGATGGCGGAGGATCTTTCCTTCTGGAACGACCGCCCGGAAGAAGAGCGCTTCATCTGGCTTCAGCGCTTCGGCCTCGAGCGCACTCTCGAGCTGGTGGGGGACGACGTCCAGCCTCCGGCGGAATCCATCCTCGCCCTCGCCGCCAGCGACTCTCCGTCGGAGGTTCGGCCGTCGGAGGTTCGGCCGGCAGAGGCCCGGCCTTCGGAGAGCGCTCCGGCGGAAGGCGAGACTTTGGAGGAGAACGGCTCCGAGGAGGCAGCCGCGGAGGAGATCGCTGCCTTGCGCCGCGGTGGCGGTGGAGTGGGAGCCTTGGCCCCGGGTAGCAACAATTGGGCCGTGGGCGTCTCCCGCACCGCCACCGGCGCGCCGCTGGTGGCCAACGATCCCCACCTCGGCCTGGCACTCCCTGGAACCTGGTACCAGGTGGCTCTCCACGCGCCGGACTACCGGGTCTCGGGCTTCTCCCTGCCGGGGCTACCGGTGGTGGTCATCGGCCGCACCGAGCAGCTGGCCTGGGCGGTGACCAACGTCATGCTCGACGATCACGACATCTTCATCGAGGAGCTGAGCGAGGACGGCACCCAGGTGCGCCGCAGCGACGGCTGGCTGGACATCGACCTCCAGACCGAGCAGATCCCCCTCCCCGACGGCAGCACCGTCGAGCTGGAAATCCGCACCACCGACCTCGGGCCGCTGCTCAAGGCTCTGCCCCAATACGACATTCCGGCCCGCAGCCTGGCCTGGACCGCCCACCTGCCCCAGGATCCGCTGGCGGCCCTGCTGGCCCTGGCCCGGGCCAAGACCGTCGACGAAGTGCCGGCGGCCATCGCCTCCTACGTGGCGCCGGCCCAGAACCTCGTGGTGGCGGATCGCCAGGGCGGCCTGCTTTACACCGTCCTCGGCCAGGTGCCCCAGCGGCGCAGCGGCGACGGCCGCATGGCAGCGCCGGCGTGGGATCCGGCCTACGGTTGGGACGGCCTGCGGCCGGCGGAGGAAGACCCCCGGGTGCTACGCCCGGAGGACGACCTGCTGGTCACCGCCAACACGGACGTGCGCCCGCAGGGCTACGAACGGCTCTTTTCCGCCGACTTCGACACTCCCCACCGCCGGGACCGCATCCGCGAGCTCCTCGGCGACCGCCGGGATTGGCAGCCGGCGAGCTTCGCCGATCTGCAGGAGGACGTGCTCTCCCGCTACGCCTTGGAGGTGGTGGCGAAGCTCGACGGCGGCTACGAGGGCGACGCTCAGCGCGCTTACGAGACGCTGCAGGCCTGGGACGGCTCCATGGAGCTCACCGGCCCGTCGGCCCTCTTCGCCCTCTTCGAGCACGAGCTCGCCCTGGCTGTCTGGGACGACGAGGAAGACCACCTCCGATCCCCCGATCTCTACTCCCGTGACCGCATGGGGCGGCTGCTGGCCGGCGAGCTGGACTCCGCCTGGTTCGACGACGTCACCACCGAGGAGGTGGAGACTCGCCGGCAGATCATCTCCTCGGCCCTCGCTTCCGCCTGGAGCGCCGGCCAGGAGCGTTGGGGGCAGGCCGTCGCCGACTGGCGCTACGGCGATCTCCATCAGCTCCTCCTCGCCCATCCCGCGGGGTCGGCGCCGGTGGTGGGTAGCCTATTCAACCGCGGCCCCTTCCCCCTCCCCGGCTCCGCCACCACCGTGGCGGCCTTCGGCGGCGGCTGGCGGGGCGGCGTCGCCCCCGTGACCTACGGCCCGTCCATGCGCTGGGTGGCGGATCTAGAGGATCCCAACCGCGACCTGGCGGTCCTCCCCGGCGGCCAGTCCGGCCACCCCTGGAACGACCACTACGACGACCAGCTGGACCTCTACCTCGCCGGCGAGACGCGGACGGTGCCGTGGACCGACGAAGCGGTGGAGGCGGCGACGGTCTCGCGGTTGGAGCTGGTTCCGGCGGATTGA
- a CDS encoding efflux RND transporter permease subunit has product MSSSESNPPETGSSEAATAPPAEHSGRSSFSTRRPVAVLVIFLAAGVFGFFSYGRLPVALMPELSYPTLTVRTEYPGAAPEEVENDISRPVEEVLGVVGGLQRISSVSRAGVSDVVLEFTWDTEMSEATQDVLERLDLIFLPEEADRPLILQYDPSLDPVMELSLSGRGERFDGEEGLRRLRRLAELQVKRQLEPIKGVAAVRVRGGLEEEIHVLVDDQKLRRTGLAIDTVIDRLRQENINVAGGTIQEGRTEYMVRTLNEYQSLSQIENTVIARLDGREVRVKDVAEVSFSHKERQIITRTDGGESVQVEILKEAEANIVDLAARVRDAVGTLDLEAEEARAAGEEPEEEQKSPFAAGGPPGQDNPFAQPLGLATELYRSEGAILQVVADRSTFIKSSIDEVISTAVLGGLLAVLVLFLFLRSGLSTAIVAVSIPISLLITFAPLNLLGVSLNIMSLGGLALGIGMLVDSSIVVLESIYRCREEGDDLVTAAVRGTSEVRGAVAASTLTSIAVFFPMVFVEGIAGQAFGDLGLAVVISLLASLAVAVYFIPMLASRRGLDLDAETPQSQWRRWGAWETFREDFRNLGFWRWIVLPYLLLRLMLGLVLELLGKLALALTSGAVRLGKVVARKALLPVLAAVLALPLLLTQRVLGWLRETYPKVLQVALRNAGAVVLAALATIAFTVWAATELGTELLPEVHQGELTFEVALPVGTPLETTEEVLAAVEEELLANHPYLDSVLVTYGFDPTTSQRSDEGEHSARFKLLVERPDPGLVERLVSPLMGRAPEDYDLKAREEVVIDRLRRRLAQIPDLDARVTRPVLFSFRTPVEVEVHGEDLAQLKTYGDRTRDRLDQLPALADVESSLKTGAPEVQIVYDRDRLARYDLNIQQVAQRVRNQVQGFEATRYNLRDRRIPILVRLDETDRETVEDVKDLVVNPGGERPIPLSAVAQVELGEGPSEVRRVDGQRIALISANLDGVSLGSAAEAITAALRSDIDWPADMTFYITGQNQEWQRSQRSLWLALALSVFLVYVIMAAQFESLLQPLVIMLTIPLAFFGTMATLLWLGISLSIVVFLGMIMLAGIVVNNAIVLVDYINTLRRRGLAAQEAIVTACTVRLRPILMTTATTALGLAPMALGLGDGAEIRTPMAIAVISGLVASTVLTLQPIHQVIDHRDHQQG; this is encoded by the coding sequence GTGAGCTCCTCTGAAAGCAACCCTCCTGAGACCGGCTCCTCCGAGGCCGCCACCGCTCCCCCGGCGGAGCATTCCGGACGCTCGAGCTTCAGCACCCGCCGCCCGGTGGCGGTGCTGGTGATCTTCCTCGCCGCCGGGGTCTTCGGCTTCTTCTCCTATGGCCGACTACCGGTGGCGCTGATGCCGGAGCTCAGCTATCCCACCCTGACGGTGCGGACCGAGTATCCCGGCGCCGCGCCGGAGGAAGTGGAGAACGACATCAGCCGGCCGGTGGAAGAGGTGCTGGGAGTGGTGGGCGGCCTGCAGCGCATCAGCAGCGTCAGCCGCGCCGGAGTCTCCGACGTGGTGCTGGAGTTCACCTGGGATACGGAGATGTCCGAGGCCACCCAGGACGTGCTCGAGCGCTTGGACCTGATCTTTCTGCCGGAAGAAGCGGACCGGCCGCTGATCCTGCAATACGACCCGTCCTTGGATCCGGTGATGGAGCTCTCCCTCTCCGGCCGCGGCGAGCGCTTCGACGGAGAGGAGGGCTTGCGGCGGCTGCGGCGACTGGCGGAGCTGCAGGTCAAGCGGCAGCTGGAGCCCATCAAGGGCGTCGCCGCGGTGCGGGTGCGGGGCGGTCTGGAGGAAGAGATCCACGTGTTGGTGGACGACCAAAAGCTCCGCCGCACCGGCCTCGCCATCGACACCGTCATCGATCGCCTGCGCCAGGAGAACATCAACGTCGCCGGCGGCACCATCCAGGAAGGGCGCACCGAGTACATGGTGCGCACCCTCAACGAGTACCAGAGCCTGAGTCAGATCGAGAATACGGTCATCGCTCGCCTCGATGGCCGGGAAGTGCGGGTCAAAGACGTCGCCGAAGTCTCCTTCTCCCACAAGGAGCGCCAGATCATCACCCGCACCGACGGCGGCGAGAGCGTGCAGGTGGAGATCTTGAAGGAGGCGGAGGCCAATATCGTCGATCTCGCCGCCCGGGTGCGGGACGCCGTGGGCACCCTCGACCTGGAGGCGGAAGAAGCACGGGCCGCGGGAGAGGAGCCGGAGGAAGAGCAGAAGTCGCCCTTCGCCGCCGGCGGCCCCCCGGGGCAGGACAATCCCTTCGCCCAGCCCCTGGGCCTGGCTACCGAGCTCTACCGCTCCGAGGGCGCCATCCTGCAGGTGGTGGCGGACCGCTCCACCTTCATCAAGAGCAGCATCGACGAGGTCATCTCCACCGCCGTCTTGGGCGGCCTGCTGGCGGTGCTCGTGCTCTTCCTCTTCCTGCGCAGCGGCCTGTCCACCGCCATCGTGGCGGTGAGCATCCCCATCTCGCTGCTCATCACCTTCGCCCCCCTCAATCTGCTGGGGGTGAGCCTCAACATCATGTCCCTGGGCGGCCTGGCCCTGGGCATCGGCATGTTGGTGGATTCGTCCATCGTGGTGCTGGAGTCCATCTACCGCTGCCGCGAAGAGGGGGACGACCTGGTCACCGCCGCGGTGCGCGGCACCTCCGAGGTCCGCGGCGCCGTCGCCGCCTCCACCCTCACCTCCATCGCCGTCTTCTTCCCCATGGTCTTCGTCGAGGGCATCGCCGGCCAGGCCTTCGGCGATCTGGGGCTGGCGGTGGTCATCTCACTGCTGGCGTCGCTGGCGGTGGCGGTGTACTTCATCCCCATGCTCGCCAGCCGTCGGGGTCTCGACCTGGACGCCGAAACTCCCCAAAGCCAGTGGCGCCGGTGGGGCGCCTGGGAGACTTTCCGGGAGGACTTCCGCAACCTCGGTTTCTGGCGCTGGATCGTACTGCCCTACCTGCTCCTGCGGCTGATGCTGGGTCTGGTGTTGGAGCTCCTGGGCAAGCTCGCCCTGGCACTGACGTCGGGTGCGGTGCGCCTGGGCAAGGTCGTCGCCCGCAAGGCCCTGCTGCCGGTTCTGGCGGCGGTGCTGGCGCTGCCGCTGCTGCTCACCCAGCGGGTCCTGGGCTGGCTGCGGGAGACCTATCCGAAAGTGCTCCAGGTGGCGTTGCGCAACGCCGGCGCGGTGGTGCTGGCGGCACTGGCCACCATCGCCTTCACCGTTTGGGCAGCGACGGAGCTGGGCACCGAGCTGCTGCCGGAGGTGCATCAGGGAGAGCTGACCTTCGAGGTCGCCCTGCCCGTGGGCACTCCCCTGGAAACCACCGAGGAAGTGCTGGCGGCGGTGGAAGAAGAGCTGCTGGCGAATCATCCCTACCTGGACTCGGTGCTGGTGACCTACGGCTTCGACCCCACCACCTCCCAACGCTCCGACGAGGGAGAGCACTCGGCGCGCTTCAAGCTGCTGGTGGAGCGGCCGGACCCCGGTCTGGTGGAGCGCCTGGTATCGCCGCTGATGGGCCGGGCTCCGGAGGACTACGACCTCAAGGCACGGGAAGAAGTGGTCATCGACCGCCTGCGCCGGCGCCTGGCGCAGATCCCGGATCTCGACGCCCGGGTCACCCGGCCGGTGCTCTTCAGCTTCCGCACGCCGGTGGAGGTGGAGGTCCACGGCGAGGACCTGGCCCAGCTCAAGACCTATGGTGACCGCACCCGCGACCGGCTGGACCAGCTGCCGGCGCTGGCGGATGTGGAGTCGAGCCTCAAGACCGGCGCGCCGGAGGTGCAGATCGTCTACGACCGGGACCGGCTGGCGCGCTACGACCTCAACATCCAGCAGGTGGCCCAGCGGGTGCGCAACCAGGTTCAGGGCTTCGAGGCCACTCGTTACAACCTGCGGGACCGGCGCATCCCCATCCTGGTGCGTCTCGACGAGACCGACCGGGAGACGGTGGAAGACGTCAAGGACCTGGTGGTCAACCCCGGCGGCGAGCGCCCCATCCCGCTCTCGGCGGTGGCCCAGGTGGAGCTCGGCGAGGGTCCCAGCGAGGTGCGGCGGGTGGACGGCCAGCGCATCGCCCTGATCAGCGCCAACCTCGACGGCGTCTCCCTGGGCTCCGCCGCCGAAGCCATCACCGCGGCACTGCGCAGCGACATCGACTGGCCGGCGGATATGACCTTCTACATCACCGGCCAGAATCAAGAATGGCAGCGCAGCCAGCGCAGCCTGTGGCTCGCCCTGGCGCTGTCAGTCTTCCTGGTCTACGTGATCATGGCGGCCCAATTCGAGTCGCTGCTCCAGCCCCTGGTGATCATGCTCACCATTCCCCTGGCCTTCTTCGGCACCATGGCGACCCTCCTGTGGCTGGGCATCAGCCTGTCCATCGTGGTCTTCCTGGGGATGATCATGCTCGCCGGCATCGTGGTCAACAACGCCATCGTGCTGGTGGACTACATCAACACCCTGCGCCGCCGCG
- a CDS encoding tetratricopeptide repeat protein encodes MASPASAQLSTLWGQITDPEGTPVPGVEIEIATLKGPPLVHKGRTNELGEFRIPLPVQTYDFRYKLVKEGYATQEGAIESGRLRTGESSVRQNFEIRPDDGSGDELVQLSSDAGDRELRGSARVAYNEAAEAFNVGDLEAAEKGFQKALKEDPDLSAAHVALAEIYLQQRQGEQAVAAAKQALEANADDRNALQIQYDAYRLLEQQTEAEQALERLVQLGDSPQVAIRVFNLGVEAMRAGEVDQAIERFEQAARLDAELLKAREALTTLYMRQDRLQDALGQAEIILAEDPLNPVGQRVFDEAERREQEAEAAAEVPETPESEAQDPMAAKVEEAENLLADGEPEEAKALLEEILDEEPRNALAHYHLARYYIGAGDNAQAKKHLERFLKLGPRLREAERARQLLAVL; translated from the coding sequence GTGGCAAGTCCCGCCAGCGCCCAGCTGTCGACCCTGTGGGGACAGATCACCGACCCCGAGGGCACACCGGTGCCGGGGGTGGAGATCGAAATCGCGACCCTCAAGGGGCCGCCGCTGGTGCACAAAGGCCGTACCAACGAGCTGGGGGAGTTTCGCATTCCCCTGCCGGTGCAGACCTACGACTTCCGTTACAAATTGGTCAAAGAGGGGTACGCCACCCAGGAAGGGGCCATCGAGTCCGGCCGCCTGCGCACCGGTGAGAGCTCCGTGCGCCAGAACTTCGAGATTCGCCCCGACGACGGCTCCGGCGACGAGCTGGTGCAGCTCTCCTCCGACGCCGGTGATCGGGAGCTGCGGGGCTCGGCCCGAGTTGCCTACAACGAGGCGGCGGAAGCCTTCAACGTCGGCGACCTGGAAGCCGCGGAGAAGGGCTTCCAGAAGGCTTTGAAGGAAGATCCGGATCTGTCGGCGGCGCACGTGGCGCTGGCGGAGATCTACCTCCAGCAGCGGCAGGGGGAGCAGGCGGTGGCGGCCGCGAAGCAGGCGCTGGAGGCCAACGCCGACGACCGCAACGCGCTGCAGATTCAATACGACGCCTATCGCCTGCTGGAGCAGCAGACGGAGGCCGAGCAGGCTTTGGAACGCCTGGTGCAGCTGGGGGACAGCCCGCAGGTGGCCATCCGGGTGTTCAACCTCGGGGTGGAGGCGATGCGCGCCGGCGAGGTGGATCAGGCCATCGAGCGCTTCGAGCAGGCGGCGCGGCTGGATGCCGAGCTGCTCAAGGCGCGGGAGGCGCTGACCACCCTCTACATGCGCCAGGATCGCCTCCAGGATGCCCTCGGCCAGGCGGAGATCATCCTCGCTGAAGATCCCCTCAACCCGGTGGGTCAGCGGGTCTTCGACGAAGCCGAACGGCGGGAGCAGGAAGCCGAGGCCGCCGCCGAGGTTCCCGAGACTCCGGAGTCCGAGGCCCAGGATCCGATGGCGGCGAAGGTCGAGGAGGCGGAGAATCTCCTCGCCGACGGCGAGCCCGAGGAGGCCAAGGCGCTGCTCGAAGAAATCCTCGACGAGGAGCCCAGGAACGCCCTCGCCCACTACCACCTGGCGCGCTACTACATCGGCGCCGGGGACAACGCCCAGGCGAAGAAACACCTGGAGCGTTTCCTCAAGCTCGGCCCCCGGCTGCGGGAGGCGGAGCGCGCCCGCCAGCTGCTGGCCGTCCTTTGA